The following proteins are co-located in the Fimbriiglobus ruber genome:
- a CDS encoding type II CAAX prenyl endopeptidase Rce1 family protein encodes MPLIIVYEGGVLYFGGADPDSLRNGADAWLRWTLKQYGMGQMWVAPLIVVGLLLIRSFFRWSDRPEEILPTIFGMTIESLVYAVGLWAIARNFEALVQQAGIPVNSISFQSPAAAQLVTYVGAGIYEEVLFRLALFGGVCFFLRLMLPTVVAVPLATVAAALAFAAAHHVGPNGEEVVTIKFLFRATAGLYFTILYVARGFGIAVGAHAAYDILVGVAVG; translated from the coding sequence TTGCCCCTTATCATCGTTTATGAGGGCGGGGTTCTCTATTTCGGTGGCGCCGATCCCGACTCCCTGCGCAACGGCGCAGACGCCTGGCTCCGTTGGACACTCAAGCAGTACGGCATGGGCCAGATGTGGGTAGCACCACTGATCGTCGTTGGGCTATTGCTGATACGGAGTTTCTTTCGCTGGTCGGACCGGCCGGAAGAGATCCTGCCCACGATTTTTGGTATGACGATCGAAAGCCTCGTATACGCTGTCGGCCTCTGGGCGATCGCGCGCAACTTCGAGGCGCTGGTTCAACAAGCCGGGATTCCGGTCAACAGCATTTCGTTCCAGTCGCCCGCGGCCGCGCAACTCGTCACGTATGTCGGGGCGGGGATTTACGAGGAAGTCCTCTTCCGCCTCGCACTGTTCGGCGGCGTCTGCTTCTTCCTGCGGCTCATGCTCCCGACCGTCGTCGCGGTCCCGCTCGCGACCGTTGCGGCAGCCCTCGCGTTTGCGGCCGCCCACCACGTCGGGCCGAACGGAGAAGAGGTGGTGACGATCAAGTTCCTCTTCCGCGCGACCGCCGGGTTGTACTTCACGATCCTTTACGTGGCTCGCGGGTTCGGCATCGCGGTCGGAGCCCACGCGGCTTACGACATCCTGGTTGGCGTGGCGGTCGGGTAG
- a CDS encoding glutathionylspermidine synthase family protein, producing MHREPIAPRPDWQARVEKYGLHFHTLRDEPYWDESACYVFSRFEIDTLERATYALHEMCMQLVQHVIDERLFGLFLIPPEFEDLIVRSWDGDEPSVYGRFDLAFNGLDPPKLLEYNADTPTALVEASVAQWHWLKDVDANGDQFNSIHERLIEAWQAVKAHDNCPIHFAALKGIVEDYITVEYLRDTAIQAGIQTTYLDVEDIGWDRNRKRFLDRAGTLIQRLFKLYPWEWVVRDEFGQNVLAAPTRWMEPPWKMILSSKSILPLLHQMFPNSPFLLPAWFDRPAGGDYVRKPVHAREGANIQVVRGGEVVLETEGPYDDGKAVVYQQLAPLKAFDGRYPIIGSWVVNGWACGIGIREDDSLVTQNTSRFVPHRMAD from the coding sequence ATGCATCGCGAACCGATCGCTCCGCGACCGGACTGGCAGGCCCGGGTCGAAAAATACGGGCTCCACTTCCACACTCTTCGCGACGAGCCGTATTGGGACGAATCCGCCTGCTACGTCTTCTCGCGGTTCGAGATCGACACCCTGGAACGGGCGACGTACGCTCTGCATGAGATGTGCATGCAACTCGTGCAGCACGTCATCGACGAGCGCCTGTTCGGATTGTTCCTCATCCCGCCCGAGTTTGAAGACCTGATCGTCCGCAGTTGGGACGGGGACGAGCCGTCCGTTTACGGGCGATTCGACCTCGCGTTCAACGGGTTGGACCCGCCCAAACTACTCGAATACAACGCGGACACGCCGACGGCCCTGGTCGAAGCCAGCGTCGCCCAGTGGCACTGGCTGAAGGACGTGGACGCCAACGGCGACCAGTTCAACAGCATCCACGAGCGATTAATTGAAGCGTGGCAGGCGGTCAAGGCCCACGACAACTGCCCCATTCACTTCGCCGCACTGAAGGGGATCGTCGAAGACTACATCACCGTTGAATACCTCCGCGACACGGCCATCCAGGCCGGAATCCAGACGACTTACCTGGACGTGGAAGACATCGGCTGGGACCGCAACCGGAAGCGGTTCCTCGACCGCGCGGGGACGCTAATCCAACGGCTGTTCAAGCTTTATCCCTGGGAATGGGTCGTCCGCGACGAGTTCGGCCAAAACGTACTGGCCGCGCCGACGCGGTGGATGGAGCCGCCCTGGAAGATGATCCTCAGCAGCAAGTCGATCCTCCCGCTGTTGCACCAGATGTTCCCGAACTCGCCGTTCCTCCTGCCCGCGTGGTTCGACCGACCGGCGGGCGGCGACTACGTGCGGAAGCCGGTCCACGCGCGGGAGGGAGCGAACATCCAGGTCGTCCGTGGCGGCGAGGTCGTACTCGAAACCGAGGGGCCATACGACGACGGCAAAGCCGTGGTCTACCAGCAACTCGCTCCGCTAAAAGCGTTCGACGGCCGGTACCCAATAATCGGGAGCTGGGTCGTGAACGGGTGGGCGTGCGGCATCGGCATCCGCGAAGACGACTCGCTCGTCACCCAGAATACGAGCCGGTTCGTTCCCCACCGAATGGCGGATTGA
- a CDS encoding menaquinone biosynthetic enzyme MqnA/MqnD family protein produces MDGRIRVGAVNYLNTKPLIEGLTTLAPEIELSLDLPSRLADRLADGDLDVGLIPVVEYFRAGRYTLIPDVSIASRGPVLSVTLFSRVPWAEIQSVALDVGSRTSAALAQILLRTKYGTRPQVQSLPIDIPADDIATDAVLLIGDRAMRACLPGFAFAYDLGQEWTDWTGLPFVYAVWAVRDGVDLGRAEGAFARAKEYGLARAGAIAAREAPHLGLDPGYCRRYMTNIIHYDLGPRELAGLEQYYAFARDLGLAPEGVSVVRYHRPDLVQSR; encoded by the coding sequence ATGGACGGCCGCATCCGCGTGGGCGCGGTGAATTACCTGAATACCAAGCCCCTCATTGAGGGCTTAACGACCCTCGCGCCCGAAATCGAACTTTCCCTCGACCTCCCGAGCCGACTCGCCGACCGGCTGGCGGACGGGGATCTGGACGTCGGCTTGATTCCCGTCGTCGAGTATTTTCGGGCGGGTCGGTATACGCTGATCCCCGACGTGTCGATCGCGTCCCGCGGGCCGGTGTTGAGCGTGACGTTGTTCAGCCGGGTGCCGTGGGCCGAGATTCAGAGTGTCGCGCTGGACGTCGGCTCGCGGACCAGCGCGGCTCTGGCACAGATCCTGTTGCGCACGAAGTACGGTACTCGGCCACAAGTGCAGTCGCTGCCCATCGACATCCCGGCCGACGACATCGCCACAGATGCGGTGTTGCTCATCGGCGACCGGGCCATGCGGGCCTGTCTGCCCGGGTTCGCATTTGCCTACGATCTCGGGCAGGAGTGGACCGACTGGACCGGGCTGCCGTTCGTGTACGCCGTGTGGGCGGTCCGCGACGGCGTCGACCTGGGCCGCGCGGAAGGGGCGTTCGCCCGGGCGAAGGAGTACGGGTTAGCCCGGGCCGGTGCGATCGCCGCACGGGAGGCCCCACACCTCGGACTCGACCCCGGGTATTGCCGGCGGTACATGACCAACATCATTCACTACGACCTCGGCCCGCGCGAACTCGCCGGGCTGGAGCAATACTACGCCTTCGCCCGCGACCTCGGGCTGGCGCCGGAGGGGGTGTCCGTTGTCCGCTACCATCGACCGGATCTTGTCCAAAGCCGCTAA
- the mqnC gene encoding cyclic dehypoxanthinyl futalosine synthase, whose translation MSATIDRILSKAANGERITFDEGVELMACHDLHKLGRAAHAVTSRLHPEPYRTYNIDRNVNYTNVCAAVCDFCAFYRKNHDADAYVLSREELYQKIEETIALGGDQILMQGGMHPTLKLEWYEDLLRDLRSRFSSVNLHAFSPPEIWHFHKINKLPLEDVLRRLKAAGLGSIPGGGGEILVDRVRKELTKNKALTDEWLEVMRVWHRLGGKSTCTMMFGHIETAAERIEHLDRLRQLQDETGGFTAFICWTMQPGHKMADAPAAGSFEYLRVQAISRLYLDNIPNIQSSWVTQGAKIGQIALFFGANDMGSLMIEENVVASAGTVHYLTLEQIKASIREAGWVPRQRNVFYELIDERPPTAPTAAADRVGTTREVNHAESGRSLPVVN comes from the coding sequence TTGTCCGCTACCATCGACCGGATCTTGTCCAAAGCCGCTAACGGCGAGCGAATCACGTTCGACGAGGGCGTCGAATTGATGGCCTGCCACGACCTGCACAAGCTGGGTCGGGCCGCGCACGCCGTGACCTCGCGGCTGCACCCAGAGCCGTACCGGACGTACAACATCGACCGGAACGTCAACTACACGAACGTCTGCGCGGCGGTGTGCGATTTTTGCGCGTTCTACCGGAAGAACCACGACGCCGACGCTTACGTCCTCTCACGCGAAGAGCTGTACCAGAAAATTGAGGAGACGATTGCCCTCGGCGGCGACCAGATTCTCATGCAGGGCGGGATGCACCCGACCCTCAAACTGGAATGGTACGAAGACCTGTTGCGCGACTTGCGATCCCGCTTTTCGTCCGTAAATCTCCACGCATTCAGCCCGCCGGAAATCTGGCACTTCCACAAGATCAACAAACTGCCGCTTGAAGACGTACTGCGACGGCTCAAGGCCGCCGGCCTCGGTAGCATCCCGGGCGGCGGGGGCGAAATCCTCGTCGACCGCGTCCGGAAAGAGTTGACCAAGAACAAGGCGCTGACGGACGAATGGCTCGAAGTCATGCGCGTCTGGCACCGCCTGGGTGGAAAGTCGACCTGCACGATGATGTTCGGCCACATCGAGACGGCCGCCGAGCGGATCGAACACCTCGACCGGCTGCGTCAGCTTCAGGACGAGACTGGCGGCTTCACCGCGTTCATCTGCTGGACGATGCAGCCCGGGCACAAGATGGCCGACGCGCCGGCAGCCGGCTCTTTTGAATACCTCCGCGTGCAGGCGATTAGCCGGCTTTACCTCGACAACATCCCCAACATTCAATCGTCGTGGGTCACGCAGGGGGCGAAGATCGGCCAGATCGCTCTGTTTTTCGGGGCGAACGACATGGGCAGCCTGATGATCGAAGAGAACGTCGTCGCCTCGGCCGGGACGGTGCATTACTTGACGTTGGAGCAGATCAAAGCGTCGATCCGCGAGGCCGGATGGGTGCCGCGGCAGCGCAACGTCTTCTACGAACTGATTGACGAACGGCCCCCGACTGCCCCGACCGCGGCGGCCGATCGAGTGGGAACCACGCGCGAGGTCAACCACGCCGAAAGTGGGCGGTCATTGCCGGTCGTGAACTAA
- a CDS encoding ABC transporter ATP-binding protein yields MIEVEGLTKFFTGPDGAEVAAVNDVSFVVNPGEVFGLLGANGAGKTTTLRMLCTVLRPSQGFATVAGHDIAKEPALVRRSIGFLSANTGVYDRMTAWEMVRYYGQLYGLSGSALTDRLEELFGTLQMNDFRNVPGGRLSTGMKQKVSIARALVHDPPVLIFDEPTAGLDVLVQRAVLRSIADLRGRGKTILFSTHVMTEVEKLCDRVAIMSKGTIVAAGSLPELRAEFDQPDLEELFFSLVS; encoded by the coding sequence ATGATCGAAGTCGAAGGCCTCACGAAGTTTTTCACCGGGCCGGACGGGGCGGAAGTCGCGGCGGTGAACGACGTGTCGTTCGTCGTCAACCCGGGCGAGGTGTTCGGCCTGCTCGGGGCGAACGGGGCGGGGAAGACGACTACCCTGCGGATGCTCTGCACGGTCCTCCGGCCGTCGCAGGGGTTCGCCACCGTTGCCGGGCACGACATCGCCAAGGAACCCGCACTGGTTCGCCGGTCGATCGGGTTCTTGTCCGCGAACACGGGCGTCTACGATCGCATGACGGCCTGGGAAATGGTGCGGTATTACGGCCAGTTGTACGGGCTCAGCGGTTCGGCTCTGACCGACCGGCTGGAAGAGCTGTTCGGCACCTTGCAAATGAACGACTTCCGGAACGTGCCGGGGGGCCGGCTGAGTACGGGGATGAAGCAGAAAGTCTCGATCGCCCGCGCCCTCGTCCACGACCCGCCCGTCTTGATCTTCGACGAGCCGACCGCGGGGCTGGACGTTCTCGTCCAGCGCGCGGTCTTGCGCAGCATCGCGGACCTTCGCGGACGGGGGAAAACGATCCTTTTTTCCACACACGTCATGACCGAAGTGGAAAAATTGTGTGACCGCGTGGCGATCATGTCGAAGGGGACGATCGTCGCGGCCGGCTCGTTGCCCGAACTGCGGGCCGAATTCGACCAGCCGGATTTGGAAGAGCTGTTCTTCAGCCTCGTTTCGTAA
- a CDS encoding serine hydrolase produces MTRTAIILSTCTLLFLSHPLAHAADDRKPLDETAVDRVALGALLKWEAPGLAVVIVRGGETVYLKGFGVKSVESKIPVTPDTLFPLASCSKAFTTTLMARMVDEGVIAWDDPVRTHLPNFHLSDPVADAQVTLRDLVTHRTGLGGHDYLWYRAPWKLDEVLRRAARLPLSAPFRGSYQYSSIPFMAAGRAVANRADTPWNELLREKVCDPIGMKGVALTSAEAAVKADRATGHRHTPAGAIEVMPLYEIAEPNPAGSVFATPNDLAAWLKFQLADGLAGGKRIVSAANLNETKTPQTVMRKDETIGPVYPDSVQVSYAMGWVVYDHRGKHVVAHGGVIDGFRTQITLLPDEKIGIALVNNLHQTKMNIAIGNTLIDQLLGLPPKDWNAYFLKVEWEEQEARRAARAAREKAHVLGTKASAPLAAYAGEYEDAAYGTAKVTVAEGHLVWEWSSFRCRLEHYQQDVFRVTGGHFDDQLIAFQVNDGVPVALKAIDVIFVRK; encoded by the coding sequence ATGACTCGCACCGCGATCATTTTGTCGACGTGCACACTGCTATTTCTATCCCACCCCCTCGCGCACGCGGCCGACGACCGCAAACCGCTCGACGAGACGGCCGTTGATCGAGTCGCACTCGGGGCGTTGCTGAAGTGGGAGGCTCCCGGGCTCGCGGTGGTCATCGTCCGCGGTGGGGAAACGGTCTATCTCAAGGGGTTTGGAGTCAAGTCGGTCGAAAGTAAGATCCCGGTGACGCCGGACACGTTGTTTCCGCTGGCGTCCTGTTCCAAGGCGTTTACGACAACCTTGATGGCGAGGATGGTCGACGAAGGCGTGATCGCGTGGGACGACCCGGTCCGAACACACCTGCCGAACTTTCATTTGTCCGACCCCGTCGCCGACGCGCAGGTGACGCTCCGCGATCTGGTCACGCACCGCACCGGGCTCGGCGGCCACGACTACCTCTGGTATCGCGCGCCGTGGAAGCTCGACGAGGTTCTTCGCCGCGCGGCGCGACTTCCGCTGTCGGCTCCTTTCCGCGGATCGTACCAGTACTCCAGCATCCCATTCATGGCGGCCGGGCGGGCCGTCGCCAACCGCGCAGACACCCCCTGGAACGAACTGCTACGCGAGAAAGTGTGCGACCCGATCGGAATGAAGGGAGTGGCACTCACGTCCGCCGAGGCCGCCGTGAAAGCCGATCGCGCGACCGGTCACCGTCACACCCCGGCCGGGGCAATCGAGGTCATGCCGCTTTACGAAATCGCCGAGCCGAACCCCGCGGGGTCCGTGTTTGCCACCCCAAACGACCTGGCGGCCTGGCTCAAATTCCAGCTCGCGGACGGATTGGCGGGCGGAAAGCGAATCGTCTCCGCCGCCAACCTGAACGAGACGAAGACCCCACAAACGGTCATGCGCAAAGACGAAACGATCGGGCCCGTTTACCCGGACTCCGTGCAGGTCAGCTACGCCATGGGGTGGGTGGTCTACGACCACCGCGGGAAGCACGTCGTCGCCCACGGCGGCGTCATCGACGGATTCCGCACCCAAATCACGCTCTTGCCGGACGAGAAGATCGGCATCGCGCTCGTGAACAACCTGCACCAGACCAAAATGAACATCGCGATCGGCAACACCCTCATCGATCAGCTGCTCGGGCTGCCGCCGAAAGACTGGAACGCTTACTTTCTGAAAGTCGAGTGGGAAGAGCAGGAAGCCAGGCGCGCCGCCCGTGCGGCACGGGAGAAAGCACACGTACTCGGGACGAAAGCGTCGGCCCCGCTGGCCGCATACGCGGGCGAATACGAAGACGCCGCTTACGGAACCGCGAAAGTGACGGTAGCCGAAGGACACCTCGTTTGGGAATGGAGTAGCTTTCGTTGCAGGCTCGAGCATTACCAGCAAGACGTATTTCGCGTCACCGGCGGCCACTTCGATGACCAACTCATCGCGTTCCAGGTGAACGACGGCGTGCCCGTGGCGTTGAAGGCGATCGACGTGATCTTCGTGCGGAAGTAG
- a CDS encoding sugar phosphate isomerase/epimerase family protein yields the protein MPRPILLFSGPWADVPLEALAAKAGGDWGYQGFELCCWGDHLEVQRGLSEDGYCPERLELLARHDLQVPVVAAHKVGHAVSDVIDARHQALVPDYVWGDGDPDRVRHRAAEEMMATFRLAEKLGAAVVSGFTGSPVWSYVGGYPAPKPGIIQDALRQFAAQWNPILDAAGESGVRFACEVHPGQLAYDLYSAEVVLDALNGREEFGFTFDPSHLFWQGVDPVAFLRRYPDRIYHVHIKDAILSLDGRAGVLGGYWPSGDSRRGWQFRSPGRGGIDWDAIIRALNEIGYDGPLSVDWHDPGMDREFGAAEARQFVKQLDFDPPPHGPRAFRG from the coding sequence ATGCCCAGACCCATTCTGCTTTTCTCGGGCCCGTGGGCCGACGTTCCGCTCGAAGCCCTCGCGGCCAAGGCCGGCGGCGATTGGGGGTATCAAGGGTTTGAACTCTGCTGCTGGGGCGACCATCTCGAAGTGCAACGGGGGCTGAGTGAGGACGGGTATTGCCCCGAACGGCTCGAGTTGCTCGCCCGCCACGACCTCCAGGTGCCGGTCGTGGCTGCCCACAAAGTCGGGCACGCGGTTTCGGACGTGATCGACGCCCGGCACCAGGCACTGGTGCCGGATTACGTCTGGGGAGACGGCGACCCGGACCGCGTCCGCCACCGCGCGGCCGAAGAAATGATGGCGACGTTCCGCCTGGCGGAGAAACTCGGGGCGGCGGTTGTCAGTGGGTTCACCGGTTCGCCCGTCTGGTCGTATGTCGGCGGGTATCCGGCTCCCAAACCCGGGATCATTCAGGACGCCCTCCGGCAGTTCGCGGCCCAATGGAACCCGATTCTGGACGCCGCGGGTGAGTCCGGTGTTCGGTTCGCCTGTGAAGTCCACCCGGGCCAGTTGGCTTACGACCTGTACTCGGCCGAAGTGGTTCTCGACGCCTTGAACGGTCGCGAGGAATTTGGCTTCACCTTCGACCCGAGCCACCTGTTCTGGCAGGGCGTCGACCCGGTCGCTTTCTTGCGGCGGTATCCCGACCGGATTTATCACGTCCACATCAAGGACGCGATATTGTCTCTCGACGGGCGGGCGGGCGTCTTGGGCGGGTACTGGCCGAGCGGCGACTCGCGGCGGGGGTGGCAGTTCCGCTCGCCGGGGCGCGGCGGAATTGACTGGGATGCGATCATCCGCGCGCTCAACGAGATCGGGTACGACGGCCCGCTCTCCGTCGACTGGCACGACCCGGGGATGGATCGTGAATTCGGTGCGGCGGAAGCCCGGCAATTCGTCAAACAACTGGACTTCGACCCGCCGCCGCACGGCCCGCGGGCGTTTCGCGGATAG
- a CDS encoding anthranilate synthase component II yields MILLIDNYDSFTYNLVQRFGEIDPHLPMQVHRNDQITPDRIGELKPTHIIISPGPCTPKEAGVSNEVLKRYAATTPILGVCLGHQCIGHTFGGEVIRNTRIMHGKVSPIHHDGLGVFAGMSNPFEATRYHSLVIKRETWTNPDFEVTAWTAEGEIMGVRHKQWPLHGVQFHPESFLTVEGPTLLKNFLNLAAWK; encoded by the coding sequence ATGATCCTGCTGATCGACAATTACGACTCGTTCACTTACAACCTCGTCCAGCGGTTCGGGGAGATCGACCCGCACCTCCCGATGCAGGTCCACCGCAACGATCAGATCACCCCCGACCGGATCGGCGAACTCAAGCCGACGCACATCATCATTTCGCCCGGCCCGTGTACGCCGAAAGAGGCGGGCGTGTCGAACGAGGTGCTGAAGCGGTACGCCGCCACGACGCCGATCCTCGGCGTCTGCCTGGGGCACCAGTGCATCGGGCACACGTTCGGGGGCGAGGTGATTCGGAACACCCGGATCATGCACGGGAAGGTATCCCCGATTCACCACGACGGCCTGGGCGTGTTCGCCGGGATGTCGAACCCGTTCGAGGCGACGCGATATCACTCGCTCGTGATTAAGCGCGAGACGTGGACGAACCCGGATTTTGAAGTGACGGCGTGGACGGCCGAGGGCGAAATCATGGGCGTGCGGCACAAACAATGGCCGCTCCACGGCGTCCAGTTCCACCCGGAAAGCTTTCTCACCGTGGAAGGGCCGACGCTGCTCAAAAATTTCTTGAATTTGGCTGCGTGGAAGTAG